Proteins encoded in a region of the Sparus aurata chromosome 6, fSpaAur1.1, whole genome shotgun sequence genome:
- the LOC115583294 gene encoding butyrophilin subfamily 1 member A1-like — protein sequence MELLPLVCLCLLSCSGDAVKVLVKEGSDAVLPCLISTKEDITGQVFDWKKDESRKEKKEVFIYDAGNHYNNGHTGQDDQFKGRVSFFEDQLQRGNASIKITRTKMADSGNYSCDFPGFELGQPSIIELVVDPVLKDRTNENIPGES from the exons ATGGAGCTTCTTCCTctcgtgtgtctctgtctgctgagctgctctggagacg CTGTCAAAGTGCTCGTGAAAGAAGgcagtgatgctgttttaccCTGTTTGATCAGCACCAAGGAGGACATCACAGGACAGGTCTTTGACTGGAAGAAAGATGAAAGTCgaaaggagaagaaggaggtgTTCATATATGATGCAGGCAATCATTACAATAACGGACATACAGGTCAAGATGATCAGTTCAAAGGTCGAGTCTCATTTTTTGAAGATCAACTGCAGCGCGGCAACGCCTCCATAAAGATCACAAGAACAAAGATGGCCGACAGTGGGAACTACAGCTGTGATTTTCCAGGTTTTGAGCTGGGTCAACCATCCATCATTGagcttgttgttg ATCCAGTCTTAAAGGACAGAACCAATGAAAACATCCCAGGTGAGTCCTGA
- the LOC115583281 gene encoding V-set and immunoglobulin domain-containing protein 1-like isoform X1, whose translation MELLPLVCLCLLSCSGDGSVVVTVEEGSDAMLPCSINTKENIEKLTFDWKKGGLEVFFYQNGKHYNNGGRTGQDKQFQGRVFHFEDELKHGNASIKISRTQLTDSGNYACTFPPNRSPSSVTLHVAPDPERSVLKDRTGENIPGAAPRPSVTILNGTKDWVLLQCEAHGDPLPTVEWKDSDNNTLNADSPQISERRGRSYITVNVTVTKTGSYSCVATQGTLSHQIGSQIYVPLAGQWYLNIQTIIHGF comes from the exons ATGGAGCTTCTTCCTctcgtgtgtctctgtctgctgagctgctctggagacg gGTCAGTCGTCGTCACCGTGGAGGAAGGAAGTGACGCCATGTTGCCCTGCTCCATCAACACCAAGGAGAACATCGAGAAACTGACATTTGACTGGAAGAAAGGCGGTCTGGAGGTTTTCTTTTATCAGAACGGCAAACATTACAATAACGGAGGCCGAACAGGTCAAGATAAACAGTTCCAAGGACGCGTTTTTCATTTTGAGGATGAACTGAAACACGGCAACGCCTCCATAAAAATCAGCAgaacacagctgactgacagcgGAAACTACGCCTGTACTTTCCCCCCCAACAGAAGTCCATCCAGCGTCACTCTTCATGTCG CTCCTGATCCAGAGCGCTCTGTGTTAAAAGACAGAACAGGTGAAAACATCCCAG GTGCAGCTCCAAGGCCGTCAGTCACAATACTTAATGGAACAAAGGACTGGgtcctgctgcagtgtgaagctCATGGTGATCCACTTCCTACAGTAGAGTGGAAGGACAGTGATAACAACACTCTTAATGCTGATTCACCTCAGATCTCAGAGAGAAGAGGTCGATCATACATCACTGTCAACGTTACTGTGACCAAGACCGGCAGCTACAGCTGTGTAGCTACACAGGGGACACTCAGCCATCAGATTGGCTCTCAGATTTATGTGCCATTGGCAGGTCAGTGGtatttaaatattcaaacaatTATTCATggattttaa
- the LOC115583281 gene encoding V-set domain-containing T-cell activation inhibitor 1-like isoform X2 — protein MELLPLVCLCLLSCSGDGSVVVTVEEGSDAMLPCSINTKENIEKLTFDWKKGGLEVFFYQNGKHYNNGGRTGQDKQFQGRVFHFEDELKHGNASIKISRTQLTDSGNYACTFPPNRSPSSVTLHVGAAPRPSVTILNGTKDWVLLQCEAHGDPLPTVEWKDSDNNTLNADSPQISERRGRSYITVNVTVTKTGSYSCVATQGTLSHQIGSQIYVPLAGQWYLNIQTIIHGF, from the exons ATGGAGCTTCTTCCTctcgtgtgtctctgtctgctgagctgctctggagacg gGTCAGTCGTCGTCACCGTGGAGGAAGGAAGTGACGCCATGTTGCCCTGCTCCATCAACACCAAGGAGAACATCGAGAAACTGACATTTGACTGGAAGAAAGGCGGTCTGGAGGTTTTCTTTTATCAGAACGGCAAACATTACAATAACGGAGGCCGAACAGGTCAAGATAAACAGTTCCAAGGACGCGTTTTTCATTTTGAGGATGAACTGAAACACGGCAACGCCTCCATAAAAATCAGCAgaacacagctgactgacagcgGAAACTACGCCTGTACTTTCCCCCCCAACAGAAGTCCATCCAGCGTCACTCTTCATGTCG GTGCAGCTCCAAGGCCGTCAGTCACAATACTTAATGGAACAAAGGACTGGgtcctgctgcagtgtgaagctCATGGTGATCCACTTCCTACAGTAGAGTGGAAGGACAGTGATAACAACACTCTTAATGCTGATTCACCTCAGATCTCAGAGAGAAGAGGTCGATCATACATCACTGTCAACGTTACTGTGACCAAGACCGGCAGCTACAGCTGTGTAGCTACACAGGGGACACTCAGCCATCAGATTGGCTCTCAGATTTATGTGCCATTGGCAGGTCAGTGGtatttaaatattcaaacaatTATTCATggattttaa